One Micromonospora eburnea genomic region harbors:
- a CDS encoding YncE family protein: MTTWRRSGLLSAVLLLLLGAACTTADTNRQRPRATPSTSTAGTPSGALAAGMPAYPNPGNVYAGAGPNMLAEPVRADKALVYVPNTNSDDVSVIDPNTYRVVGTFPGGPEPQHVIPSYNLRTLYVASDEVPDGGLVPVDPRTGKPGAFRKLEDVYNLYFTPDGRQAIVVAEAYQRLDFYDLASWQRVRSVRFPECKGVNHMDYSADGKIMMFSCEFANRMLVLDTASLRKLREFTLPAATDGMPQDTRLTPDGQHFLVADMHANGVYVFDAQATRQTGFVPTGKGAHGIYFSRDGKLAYVTNRDAGSITVLDLATLKPATTWKIPGGGSPDMGSLSADGTTLWLSGRYHNEVYALRTSDGKLLARIPVGKGPHGLTIWPQPGRYSLGHTANIR, encoded by the coding sequence GTGACGACCTGGCGGCGGAGCGGGCTTCTGTCGGCGGTGCTGCTGCTTCTTCTCGGTGCGGCCTGCACCACCGCTGACACCAACCGGCAGCGGCCCCGAGCGACCCCGTCGACGTCGACGGCGGGGACGCCGTCCGGGGCGCTGGCCGCCGGGATGCCCGCGTACCCGAATCCCGGGAACGTGTACGCGGGCGCGGGGCCGAACATGCTGGCCGAACCGGTACGGGCCGACAAGGCGTTGGTCTACGTGCCGAACACCAACAGCGACGACGTGTCGGTCATCGACCCGAACACCTACCGGGTCGTCGGCACCTTCCCGGGCGGCCCCGAACCGCAGCACGTCATACCGTCGTACAACCTGCGGACGCTGTACGTCGCCTCCGACGAGGTCCCCGACGGCGGGCTCGTGCCGGTCGATCCGCGCACGGGCAAGCCGGGCGCGTTCCGGAAGCTGGAGGATGTTTACAACCTCTACTTCACGCCGGACGGCAGGCAGGCCATCGTGGTCGCCGAGGCATACCAGCGGCTGGACTTCTACGACCTGGCCAGCTGGCAGCGGGTGCGCTCGGTGCGGTTTCCCGAGTGCAAGGGCGTGAACCACATGGACTACTCCGCCGACGGCAAGATCATGATGTTCAGCTGCGAGTTCGCCAACCGGATGCTCGTGCTCGACACGGCCAGCCTCCGCAAGCTGCGCGAGTTCACCCTGCCCGCGGCGACCGACGGGATGCCGCAGGACACCCGCCTCACCCCGGACGGGCAGCACTTCCTGGTCGCCGACATGCACGCCAACGGCGTCTACGTATTCGACGCGCAGGCGACGCGGCAGACCGGGTTCGTCCCCACCGGCAAGGGCGCGCACGGCATCTACTTCAGCCGTGACGGCAAACTCGCCTACGTCACCAACCGGGACGCCGGCAGCATCACCGTGCTCGACCTGGCCACCCTGAAACCCGCCACCACATGGAAGATCCCCGGCGGCGGCAGCCCCGACATGGGCAGTCTGTCCGCGGACGGCACCACGCTGTGGCTGTCCGGCCGCTACCACAACGAGGTCTACGCCCTGCGCACCAGCGACGGCAAGCTGCTCGCCCGTATCCCGGTCGGCAAGGGCCCGCACGGTCTGACCATCTGGCCCCAGCCGGGCCGCTACTCCCTCGGCCACACCGCCAACATCCGCTGA
- a CDS encoding D-alanyl-D-alanine carboxypeptidase family protein — MAIFRVTLGAILAVPAAVVVPAVPTAAAPYVSCPAVKPPVPPPAAPSPPAVDRVQGAVGGEALATAGLAVPAGAPTAPAVTATSWLVADLDRGVVLGGCGPHEYRAPASVQKLLLAETLMPHLDPAQVVEVSRDDLRDLDPASSLMGLVEGGRYSIESLWLGLLLKSGNDAANVLARVGGGSAGRQGGVQAMNDEAHRLRANQTHAATPSGLDGPGQYTSAYDLALIARAAFAREDFRRYIATRTAQIPGESGTPSLALTHDLTLLDHYPGTLGGKTGFTDLARQTYVGVAERDGRRLAVTLLGAETAPLGSLGEAAALLNWGYSLAPDAYVGRLVTPEEKRDDHAVAAAHGERSDGAAGRWSWSLPAALALGVAVLLAAFALTIPWRRMTARRRADERRRAEAAVAPVDRRGGEV; from the coding sequence ATGGCCATCTTTCGTGTGACGCTCGGCGCGATCCTCGCCGTGCCCGCCGCAGTGGTCGTGCCAGCGGTGCCGACGGCAGCCGCGCCGTACGTGTCCTGCCCGGCTGTGAAGCCGCCGGTGCCCCCGCCCGCCGCGCCGTCCCCGCCGGCGGTCGACCGTGTCCAGGGGGCGGTCGGTGGGGAGGCGCTGGCGACGGCCGGGCTGGCCGTACCGGCGGGTGCGCCGACGGCGCCCGCGGTGACCGCGACCTCCTGGCTCGTGGCGGACCTCGATCGTGGGGTGGTGCTGGGCGGGTGCGGCCCCCACGAGTACCGGGCACCGGCCAGCGTGCAGAAGTTGCTGCTGGCGGAGACCCTGATGCCCCACCTCGACCCGGCCCAGGTGGTCGAGGTGAGCCGGGACGATCTGCGTGACCTCGATCCGGCCAGCTCGCTGATGGGGCTGGTGGAGGGCGGCCGGTACTCGATCGAAAGCCTGTGGCTGGGGCTCCTCCTCAAGTCCGGCAACGACGCGGCCAACGTGCTGGCCCGCGTCGGCGGCGGCAGCGCCGGCCGGCAGGGCGGCGTGCAGGCGATGAACGACGAGGCACACCGGCTGCGCGCGAACCAGACCCACGCGGCGACGCCCTCCGGCCTGGACGGCCCCGGCCAGTACACCAGCGCGTACGACCTCGCGCTGATCGCCCGGGCCGCGTTCGCCCGCGAGGACTTCCGGCGGTACATCGCCACCAGAACGGCGCAGATACCGGGCGAGTCGGGCACGCCGTCGCTCGCGCTCACCCACGACCTCACGCTGCTGGACCACTACCCGGGGACGCTCGGCGGCAAGACCGGCTTCACCGACCTGGCCCGGCAGACGTACGTCGGGGTCGCCGAACGCGACGGCCGGCGCCTCGCGGTGACCCTGCTCGGCGCGGAGACCGCGCCGCTGGGCAGCCTCGGCGAGGCGGCAGCCCTGCTCAACTGGGGCTACAGCCTGGCACCCGACGCGTACGTCGGCCGGCTCGTCACCCCCGAGGAGAAGAGGGACGACCACGCCGTCGCCGCCGCGCACGGCGAGCGGAGCGACGGGGCCGCTGGCCGGTGGTCGTGGTCGTTGCCGGCTGCCCTCGCCCTCGGCGTGGCCGTACTCCTGGCCGCATTCGCGCTGACGATTCCGTGGCGACGCATGACCGCGCGACGCCGGGCCGACGAACGGCGACGCGCCGAGGCGGCCGTAGCGCCCGTGGACCGCCGGGGCGGGGAGGTGTGA